In Lotus japonicus ecotype B-129 chromosome 5, LjGifu_v1.2, one genomic interval encodes:
- the LOC130718862 gene encoding syntaxin-71-like, which translates to MSVIDLLTRVDTICNKYDKYDVERHRESNLSGDDAFARLYATVDADIEALNQKAETASKEKGKASAVAINAEIRRTKARLLEEVPKLQKLAVKKVKGLSSQEFAARNDLVLALPERIQAIPDGTPAAPKQTGGWASSGSRPDIKFDSDGRFDDEYFQQTEESSRFRNEYEMRRIKQDQGLDVIAEGLDTLKDMAHDMNEELDRQVPLMDEIDTKVDQAASDLKNTNVRLKDTVIQLRSSRNFCIDIVLLIIILGIAAYLYNVLKK; encoded by the exons ATGAGCGTCATCGACCTTCTAACCAGAGTTGACACCATTTGCAACAAGTACGACAAATACGACGTCGAACGCCACCGTGAATCCAACCTCTCCGGCGACGATGCATTTGCCAGACTCTACGCCACCGTCGACGCCGACATCGAGGCACTCAATCAG AAAGCTGAAACTGCTTCTAAGGAGAAAGGTAAGGCTTCTGCTGTAGCGATCAATGCGGAGATTCGTCGAACCAAGGCTAGGTTGCTTGAAGAAGTTCCCAAGTTGCAGAAATTGGCTGTCAAAAAG GTAAAGGGGCTTTCATCGCAAGAATTTGCTGCCCGTAATGATTTGGTTCTTGCATTGCCGGAGAGAATCCAAGCTATCCCAGATGGGACTCCTGCTGCGCCAAAACAAACTGGAGGCTGGGCATCTTCGGGCTCACGTCCGGATATTAAGTTTGATTCTG ATGGGCGATTTGATGACGAATACTTCCAACAAACTGAGGAATCAAGTCGATTCAGGAACGAATATGAAATGCGTAGAATAAAACAG GATCAAGGTTTGGATGTGATTGCAGAAGGGTTGGATACATTGAAAGACATGGCACATGATATGAATGAG GAACTGGATAGACAAGTTCCACTGATGGATGAGATTGACACTAAG GTGGACCAGGCAGCATCTGACCTTAAGAATACCAATGTTAGACTTAAAGACACAGTTATCCAG CTTCGGTCCAGTCGAAATTTCTGCATCGATATTGTTTTGTTGATTATAATTCTGGGAATTGCTGCCTACTTATACAA TGTATTAAAGAAATGA